In the Dioscorea cayenensis subsp. rotundata cultivar TDr96_F1 unplaced genomic scaffold, TDr96_F1_v2_PseudoChromosome.rev07_lg8_w22 25.fasta BLBR01001025.1, whole genome shotgun sequence genome, GGTATGAATataatacataattttataattataattatataattaaaaattttaaaaaaatatataatacaaaatattcaataaaaataatttttttataatttataaatatcaacttaatatccaaaataaaaaaatcataacaatcatGTTATAATAGTGAAATATAATTtacaatataaattcaaataaaaatataattaatatagtaaataaaagataatacaatataaattttcaaatctcCTTATAAACACATAGTAGGGTTGACTTGGTTCGACTTGTTCATTGGGTACTTAGTCAAGTCAATTCCCTACTTAGGTTTTTATAAAACCAAACCCAATAACCTAGCAGGGTCCAGTTGAACCGGGCAGGTTCTAAAACATTAGGTATTACCTCATGACACAGTACAAACAAGCAAAGCttgtattatatataactacaataagctatttatttataatgataattatagCACTAATGGATGTGCTTGATTAAAGACTAATTGATTAAAGGTTGAGATCCTTTGTCTTCAAAGCCAAGATGAAGACAATGTGCTTGGTTTTCTCTTTGAGGAGATGCATGGCCACATTGTGAGCATACCTTTCAAACACTTGATCAACAATGGCTTGTTTTCCAAAATGGCCAACAAGTAATGGTTCTAACACTGCTCTTATACACTTGGCCACATTGTGTCCACTCTTCACATTATCAAAGGCTTGATCATCAACTGAGTCATCAAATGGGTCCCAGTTTGACTCAAGTATTTGCATTTGTTCAATGTAGAATGATCCTTCACTTTGTATCACTTGTTGCACTTCTTCTTTTGATGCTGCATAAAAtggcatgttgaatgtgttcaCCTTCTCTTCTTCCAACACTCCCTAAGTTCAACTCatccaaattaaattaaattaaattaaatcaaatcatcaaTTGGAATGACAATTgacatgtttatatatatatatatatatatatatacctcttgAACCATGGAGTTGAGTGCATCTGCTACCAAACCCCAAAGATGGCAAACTTCAGCTTTGGATGGATCTGAACTTTTCCTGCCCAAAAAGGACAAAACCATTTGTCCTCCATTGACAAGCTCTTGAGAACGAAGCTTGAGGAAGCTTGAGAAATCTCTCTTGAATTGCTCTAAATATAACCTTGATATAATTGGAGGACTTGTTCTTGAGATGTATATGTTCCCTTTGTTAATATTAACTCCACCATTCTGATGATCAATTCCTACAGGAACCTGCATgcacattaatatataattaattaatctaataaatcaacaaatataatactatatatatatacctgagaGAGCCACATGAGACTATAAGAAGAATGAGCAAAATGAAGACTATTGCGAGGAAAGAGTCTTCCATAAAAGGAACCAGGAACACCAGCAACAAAATAAGGCAACACTTGATCCCCATTCTCTTCTTTAACCTTCTTCTCATACAAAGACAGTGATCTGAATATTGTATTGAAGTCATTGCCTGGCAAATCATTCAGCAAAAACACTATCTCCTTTGCCTTTTGATATCCGGCCTCCATTACTGCACTAATTATCTGAGATATCACAAGGAATGTATTCGGCCCTGAAGAACACCCCAAGTCAGCCACAACCAAGCTCTTTGACACAACTTCTCCATTGATGTTCTTCAAAGCTTTCTCCACTatgtcctttgtttttcttatggcTTTCTCCTgttgaataaacaaataaaattaatcatgcgtgtgcaagaatggcatgaaattaatgaaagcataaacaTTAATACTGTAAGTACTTGAAGTCTTGAGTTTGAGGCATAGCTTGTGTCTCCAGCACCACCAACCATGTGAAGAGCTTCTTCAACCTTCATCATGAATATATTGAATGATTGATTTCTTGTGACTTTGATTTTCTTGATGGTGTGCAACGTTTGGGGTTTCTTCATGCCTATTTATAGACCACGTAACGAAAATGAGTCCAAATTTGATGAGATCACTAGTAGTGATATCAGCATATATGAAATCATCACTTTCATCACTCT is a window encoding:
- the LOC120255486 gene encoding S-adenosyl-L-methionine:benzoic acid/salicylic acid carboxyl methyltransferase 3-like, translated to MMKVEEALHMVGGAGDTSYASNSRLQEKAIRKTKDIVEKALKNINGEVVSKSLVVADLGCSSGPNTFLVISQIISAVMEAGYQKAKEIVFLLNDLPGNDFNTIFRSLSLYEKKVKEENGDQVLPYFVAGVPGSFYGRLFPRNSLHFAHSSYSLMWLSQVPVGIDHQNGGVNINKGNIYISRTSPPIISRLYLEQFKRDFSSFLKLRSQELVNGGQMVLSFLGRKSSDPSKAEVCHLWGLVADALNSMVQEGVLEEEKVNTFNMPFYAASKEEVQQVIQSEGSFYIEQMQILESNWDPFDDSVDDQAFDNVKSGHNVAKCIRAVLEPLLVGHFGKQAIVDQVFERYAHNVAMHLLKEKTKHIVFILALKTKDLNL